One segment of Armatimonadota bacterium DNA contains the following:
- a CDS encoding tRNA (adenine-N1)-methyltransferase, which produces MGAPAREAAGSGGLTGPAGGAASPGQAEAPGGLRPGGPLQPGEPVLLVDRKGRRYLITLTPGRVHDLRGGRIPHDALLGREEGVLVETSLGERVRVLRPTLAEFVLEMPRAATVIYPKDLGVILVWGDLYPGARVVEAGTGSGALTMALLRAVGPTGRVASYEVRPDFARQAARNIARFLGPTPALVLREHDITAGIPDAPADRVVLDLPEPWRVAGHAAQALRPGGIWLSYVPTVPQVQQTVEALRATGAFVGVETVEVLLRGWNVEGPSVRPAHRMVAHTGFITVARRIAHPGAGAAPGAGTNGAGEGGEPWPAWKPRR; this is translated from the coding sequence GTGGGTGCGCCGGCACGTGAAGCCGCGGGGAGTGGCGGCCTGACCGGGCCGGCGGGCGGCGCCGCCTCCCCGGGCCAGGCGGAGGCCCCGGGCGGCCTCCGGCCGGGCGGGCCGCTGCAGCCCGGCGAGCCTGTCCTCCTGGTGGACCGCAAGGGGCGCCGGTATCTCATCACGCTGACCCCCGGGCGCGTCCACGACCTGCGCGGCGGGCGCATCCCCCACGACGCCCTGCTCGGGCGCGAGGAGGGCGTCCTGGTGGAGACCTCGCTGGGGGAGCGGGTGCGGGTGCTGCGGCCCACCCTGGCGGAGTTCGTCCTGGAGATGCCCCGCGCGGCCACGGTGATCTACCCGAAGGACCTGGGGGTCATCCTGGTGTGGGGCGACCTCTACCCGGGGGCCCGGGTGGTGGAGGCCGGCACGGGGTCGGGGGCGCTGACCATGGCCCTGCTGCGGGCGGTCGGCCCGACGGGGCGGGTGGCCTCCTACGAGGTGCGCCCCGACTTCGCCCGGCAGGCGGCGCGCAACATCGCCCGCTTCCTCGGGCCCACGCCCGCGCTGGTGCTGCGGGAGCACGACATCACCGCTGGGATCCCCGACGCGCCGGCGGACCGGGTGGTGCTCGACCTGCCCGAGCCGTGGCGGGTGGCCGGCCACGCCGCCCAGGCGTTGCGCCCCGGCGGGATCTGGCTCTCCTACGTCCCCACCGTGCCCCAGGTGCAGCAGACGGTGGAGGCGCTGCGGGCCACCGGCGCCTTCGTCGGGGTGGAGACGGTGGAGGTGCTCCTGCGCGGCTGGAACGTCGAGGGACCGAGCGTGCGCCCGGCCCACCGCATGGTGGCGCACACGGGGTTCATCACGGTGGCCCGGCGCATCGCTCACCCCGGCGCGGGCGCGGCGCCGGGCGCAGGCACGAACGGCGCGGGGGAGGGAGGAGAGCCATGGCCCGCGTGGAAGCCACGACGCTGA
- a CDS encoding cobalamin B12-binding domain-containing protein, with translation MPAESKIRILVAKPGLDGHDRGVKVVARALRDAGFEVIYTGLHQTPEMIVNAAIQEDVDAIGLSILSGAHNTLFPRILELLRARGADDIVVFAGGIIPEEDIPALKAAGIAEIFTPGTPLGTIVEWVRRHVKPRGVAA, from the coding sequence ATGCCGGCGGAGTCCAAGATCCGCATCCTGGTGGCCAAACCCGGCCTCGACGGGCACGACCGCGGGGTCAAGGTGGTGGCGCGCGCCCTGCGCGACGCCGGCTTCGAGGTCATCTACACCGGACTGCACCAGACCCCGGAGATGATCGTGAACGCGGCCATCCAGGAGGACGTGGACGCCATCGGGCTCTCCATCCTCTCCGGGGCCCACAACACCCTCTTCCCGCGCATCCTGGAGCTCCTGCGGGCCCGCGGGGCGGACGACATCGTCGTCTTCGCCGGCGGGATCATCCCCGAGGAGGACATCCCCGCCCTGAAGGCGGCCGGCATCGCCGAGATCTTCACGCCCGGGACGCCGCTCGGCACCATCGTCGAGTGGGTGCGCCGGCACGTGAAGCCGCGGGGAGTGGCGGCCTGA